The Gemmatimonadaceae bacterium genomic sequence CGCCGATGGGTGCCGGCAGCCCGGGGTCGTTGAAGTACGTCACCACCAGCGCCAGTGCGGCGGTCGCGTCGCTCGGCATGGTGTACTCGAAGAACCCGGCGCCGCCGCGGCCAGTTCGGCGGTTCGCGCGGCTCACGGGGCGGTCGGCGGGTTCGCTTCGATACTTCAGCGCGGCTTCAGCGGCGGCATCGCCGAAGGCCACTTTGCTGATCGTCGCGCGCTCCAGTGCCTCGGCTGCCGCCTTGCTGCGCGCAAGGGCCACGGTGCGTGCTTCGAACTCCTGCGGCGTCAGCACATCCTGGTAGATGCCATACGTTCGCTTGTGCGTGCGATAGAACGGGCGGAAGGTGACATCCGCATCGCTGCCACTGCCGCCGGGAACGCGCATCACGCCACGGGTGCGAAACTCGCCGGTGGCCACGGGCGCCAGCAAGTCGGCCGGCGAGCGCGACGCACTCACCATCACCGCGCCCAGACTGCCGAACTCCTGGGCGGCGTTCTCGTTGGCTTCGTTGTTCTCGCGGCCGGTGCGTCGCGGGCCATGATCGGCGGCGAGCACCAGCGGGCCCCACAGAAAGGCCGCGACCGAAGGGTCATCGGGCGTGGGCTCAAGTGTCACCGTCTTGGGGATCTGCATGCTGACGGTGTCACCGCTCCTCCAGGTGCGCGTGAGACGCACATAGGTGCTCGCTCCGTGCTCGCTTTCGTTCCCCACCCCACCGGCGCGGCCGCCGGCCACGGGATCATTCAACGACGCGACCGATGGCTGCGGCAGGTTCTCGCCGTTCACCGCGATGCGGAAGCCGTCGCCGGCCCAGAGTGGGCGACGTACCGCAAGCGTGAACGCGGTCGGCTTCGTGACAGTCACCGTGACGGTGGCACTATCGCCGTCGGGGAAGCCGGTGTCGAGTGCGAACTGCGCCGGCACCATCGTGGTCGTCGCCGTGCTCGGCACGAAGAGGTTGAGCCAGACCGTATCGCGACTTTCGTACCAGACGCCGAGCCCGTGCAGCGCGTGGCTCTCCATACCGCTTCCCACGCAGCAGGTGAAGTCGCGCTGCATGTCCTGATACTCCTGCTGCTCGCGGCGCCCAACCGGCACCATGTAGCTGGTGCGTCCTTCGTCGGGCTCGATGGAGCCGAGGATGTGATTGAAGAGCGCGCGCTCGTGGAAGTCGGCGTACGCGGCATCGGGGCGGAAGGCGAACAGGCGCCGCGTGAGCTTGAGCATGTTGTACACATTGCACGTCTCAGCGGCGCGGCCATCCACGCGCGGCGCGAGCGCATCGGGCGGGCCGAAGTACTCGGCGAGACCATGCCCGCCCGTGGCGTAGCTGTGATGCCGCACCACGCGGTCCCAGAAGAAGCTCGCGGCCATGATGTCCTGCGGATCGGCGGTGTAGCCGTAGCGCGCGGCGGAGCCGATGAGCTTGGGGATCTGACAGTTGCCGTGCTTGCCGGAGAGGTTGTCCTGATGGCGCTTGAGGGGCTCGGTGAACGCGTGGTGCTCGAAGCGCAGCGACAGATTGAGCCAGCGCGGGTCGTTGGTATCTGCGTACAGGTCGGCGAACACTTCGTTCATGCCGCCGAACTCGGTGAGCAGCATCTTCTGCACCTGGTCGTCGCTGAGCGGCTTGATCACCCCCTCGGCCCACGCGGCGAATCCCTTCTCCACGGTGAGCGCCTGCAGGTTACCCGTGTGTCGATACGCGTCGCGCAGGCCGGCGAAGGTTTTGTGCAGCGTGTACCATGGCGACCAGAGGCCATTGAGGTCGAACGCGCCGCTCTTGATGTCGCCCTTGCTCACGCGCGCAAACGCATCGCGCAGCCCCTCGAGTGCGCCACAGTAGCCATCGCCGTTCTTGGCCTGCACTTCGGCCAAGCCCTTCACCAGATAGTCGGCGCGCTGCTTGAAGCGCGCATCACCGGTGGCCTTGTACATGAGCGACACCGCCGACAGATGATGACCGGCGATATGCCCCGTGAGATTACGCCCGGTGCCGTCCCAGCCGGTGAGTGGCTTGGCGGTGGTGGGGAGCCCGGCCTGCGTGCGATAGGCGGCGAGCATCCGATCGGGGTCGAGCGCGAGCAGGTAGGCGATGGTCACGTCCTGCGCGCGCTTGAGCGGGCCGCCGGTGAGACGCACGCGCTCCAGCGGGACCGGGTGCGCCTTCA encodes the following:
- a CDS encoding glycoside hydrolase family 127 protein, whose product is MATTRRDFITSAATTAAALTLSPIAERGAEALEAAAPANPVLEHERRMLKAHPVPLERVRLTGGPLKRAQDVTIAYLLALDPDRMLAAYRTQAGLPTTAKPLTGWDGTGRNLTGHIAGHHLSAVSLMYKATGDARFKQRADYLVKGLAEVQAKNGDGYCGALEGLRDAFARVSKGDIKSGAFDLNGLWSPWYTLHKTFAGLRDAYRHTGNLQALTVEKGFAAWAEGVIKPLSDDQVQKMLLTEFGGMNEVFADLYADTNDPRWLNLSLRFEHHAFTEPLKRHQDNLSGKHGNCQIPKLIGSAARYGYTADPQDIMAASFFWDRVVRHHSYATGGHGLAEYFGPPDALAPRVDGRAAETCNVYNMLKLTRRLFAFRPDAAYADFHERALFNHILGSIEPDEGRTSYMVPVGRREQQEYQDMQRDFTCCVGSGMESHALHGLGVWYESRDTVWLNLFVPSTATTTMVPAQFALDTGFPDGDSATVTVTVTKPTAFTLAVRRPLWAGDGFRIAVNGENLPQPSVASLNDPVAGGRAGGVGNESEHGASTYVRLTRTWRSGDTVSMQIPKTVTLEPTPDDPSVAAFLWGPLVLAADHGPRRTGRENNEANENAAQEFGSLGAVMVSASRSPADLLAPVATGEFRTRGVMRVPGGSGSDADVTFRPFYRTHKRTYGIYQDVLTPQEFEARTVALARSKAAAEALERATISKVAFGDAAAEAALKYRSEPADRPVSRANRRTGRGGAGFFEYTMPSDATAALALVVTYFNDPGLPAPIGDFAIRVDGTQVVAPKPNPHASGFYDATYELPAELSRGKSVLTVRIEGARIVPIYGLRVVRR